The Quercus robur chromosome 7, dhQueRobu3.1, whole genome shotgun sequence genome has a segment encoding these proteins:
- the LOC126693628 gene encoding probable inactive purple acid phosphatase 16 isoform X3 — protein MELKRPQTQTQIAILSFTCFSLFNLTVGLDDQVLALLPPPPPPPPPPPTKASGGERYVQMRAGAAFKIAVFADLHFGENAWTDWGPVQDVNSVKVMNTVLDNETTTDFVVYLGDVITANNIPIANASLYWDQAISPTKSRNIPWASVFGNHDDAPFEWPMEWFSAPGIPPLICPAVNSTYSGEEACSFRGTQRIELMKHDIEHDVLSYSSNGPKELWPSISNYVLQVSSSDDPKSPVVYLYFLDSGGGSYPEVISNAQAEWFQKKSEEINPKSSVPELIFWHIPSQAYKKIAPRFGIHQPCVGLINKESVASQEAELGIMDLLVKRPSVKAVFVGHNHGLDWCCPYKKLWLCYARHTGYGGYGNWLRGARIIEITQQPFSIKSWIRMEDGVVHSRVTLSP, from the exons ATGGAGTTGAAGAGGCCACAAACTCAGACCCAAATAGCGATCTTATCCTTCACCTGCTTCTCTCTCTTCAACCTGACCGTCGGATTAGATGACCAAGTGCTGGCCttactaccaccaccaccaccaccaccaccaccaccaccaacaaagGCCTCAGGCGGTGAGAGGTATGTTCAGATGCGGGCGGGTGCAGCGTTCAAGATAGCGGTGTTTGCAGACCTGCATTTTGGGGAGAACGCGTGGACAGACTGGGGTCCAGTCCAGGACGTGAACTCAGTAAAGGTCATGAACACTGTGCTGGACAATGAAACTACTACAG ATTTTGTTGTATACCTTGGAGATGTCATTACAGCCAACAATATCCCAATAGCAAATGCCAGCTTGTATTGGGATCAGGCAATCTCTCCAACAAAATCCAGAAATATTCCTTGGGCCAGTGTGTTTGGAAACCATGATGATGCACCATTTGAATGGCCGATGGAGTGGTTTTCAGCCCCTGGAATTCCTCCACTTATTTGCCCAGCAGTCAACTCGACATATTCAG GAGAAGAAGCATGCAGCTTCAGAGGCACACAGCGTATCGAGTTGATGAAACATGACATTGAGCATGATGTGCTATCTTATTCTAGCAATGGTCCTAAAGAGCTTTGGCCAAGTATATCCAACTATGTTCTCCAAGTCTCATCATCAGATGATCCAAAGTCACCTGTGGTATACCTGTACTTTTTAGATTCTGGTGGGGGGTCCTATCCAGAAGTTATCTCAAATGCCCAAGCAGAATGGTTCCAGAAAAAATCTGAAGAGATCAACCCTAAATCAAG CGTGCCCGAGCTAATATTCTGGCATATTCCAAGTCAAGCATATAAGAAAATTGCTCCAAGGTTTGGAATACACCAGCCTTGTGTAGGCTTAATTAACAAAGAAAGTGTTGCTTCTCAAGAAGCTGAATTGGGTATCATGGATCTTCTAGTTAAAAGGCCTTCTGTCAAG GCAGTATTTGTTGGGCATAACCATGGATTGGACTGGTGCTGCCCCTATAAGAAACTCTGGCTCTGCTATGCTAGGCATACTGGTTATGGTGGCTATGGAAACTGGCTTAGAGGAGCTAGAATTATAGAAATCACTCAGCAGCCTTTCTCTATTAAATCTTGGATAAGGATGGAGGACGGTGTAGTACACAGCAGAGTTACCTTGAGTCCTTGA
- the LOC126693628 gene encoding probable inactive purple acid phosphatase 16 isoform X2 yields MTILSFTFFSLFTLTVGLDYQVLGLTTATTTKASGGERYVQMRAGAAFKIAVFADLHFGENAWTDWGPVQDVNSVKVMNTVLDNETTTDFVVYLGDVITANNIPIANASLYWDQAISPTKSRNIPWASVFGNHDDAPFEWPMEWFSAPGIPPLICPAVNSTYSGEEACSFRGTQRIELMKHDIEHDVLSYSSNGPKELWPSISNYVLQVSSSDDPKSPVVYLYFLDSGGGSYPEVISNAQAEWFQKKSEEINPKSSVPELIFWHIPSQAYKKIAPRFGIHQPCVGLINKESVASQEAELGIMDLLVKRPSVKAVFVGHNHGLDWCCPYKKLWLCYARHTGYGGYGNWLRGARIIEITQQPFSIKSWIRMEDGVVHSRVTLSP; encoded by the exons GCGGTGAGAGGTATGTTCAGATGCGGGCGGGTGCAGCGTTCAAGATAGCGGTGTTTGCAGACCTGCATTTTGGGGAGAACGCGTGGACAGACTGGGGTCCAGTCCAGGACGTGAACTCAGTAAAGGTCATGAACACTGTGCTGGACAATGAAACTACTACAG ATTTTGTTGTATACCTTGGAGATGTCATTACAGCCAACAATATCCCAATAGCAAATGCCAGCTTGTATTGGGATCAGGCAATCTCTCCAACAAAATCCAGAAATATTCCTTGGGCCAGTGTGTTTGGAAACCATGATGATGCACCATTTGAATGGCCGATGGAGTGGTTTTCAGCCCCTGGAATTCCTCCACTTATTTGCCCAGCAGTCAACTCGACATATTCAG GAGAAGAAGCATGCAGCTTCAGAGGCACACAGCGTATCGAGTTGATGAAACATGACATTGAGCATGATGTGCTATCTTATTCTAGCAATGGTCCTAAAGAGCTTTGGCCAAGTATATCCAACTATGTTCTCCAAGTCTCATCATCAGATGATCCAAAGTCACCTGTGGTATACCTGTACTTTTTAGATTCTGGTGGGGGGTCCTATCCAGAAGTTATCTCAAATGCCCAAGCAGAATGGTTCCAGAAAAAATCTGAAGAGATCAACCCTAAATCAAG CGTGCCCGAGCTAATATTCTGGCATATTCCAAGTCAAGCATATAAGAAAATTGCTCCAAGGTTTGGAATACACCAGCCTTGTGTAGGCTTAATTAACAAAGAAAGTGTTGCTTCTCAAGAAGCTGAATTGGGTATCATGGATCTTCTAGTTAAAAGGCCTTCTGTCAAG GCAGTATTTGTTGGGCATAACCATGGATTGGACTGGTGCTGCCCCTATAAGAAACTCTGGCTCTGCTATGCTAGGCATACTGGTTATGGTGGCTATGGAAACTGGCTTAGAGGAGCTAGAATTATAGAAATCACTCAGCAGCCTTTCTCTATTAAATCTTGGATAAGGATGGAGGACGGTGTAGTACACAGCAGAGTTACCTTGAGTCCTTGA
- the LOC126693629 gene encoding protein IQ-DOMAIN 12 codes for MAKKNKCWFGWVRRLFTSEKSKKRRWLLEKVKYKQYPALTAPQRTLIEATEEQRKHALTVAIATAAAAEAAVAAAHAAAEVVRLTSASQSCQHFIQQDRNLAAIKIQSAYRAHLARKAFRALKGLVRLQAIARGRAVRRQAVTSKCLPPNAKRQAEVQERRIPTPDETCKDCDKKQSIREKKELEEDLKLEGSRERNWDHSILSKEDMEAIWLRKQEAIIKRERMKKYSFSHRERRNTHMLEESDDKKEFGRNSCQLEQWMEKEAWNREGLDTFNPTVLILGERHGRTQLKPRNEQKLDSLGLDSQWSFPRRSFCHAKQNSAGNNSLMPNSPIFPTYLSATESVKAKTRSLSTPKQRMGYLDSCFDHTFKDGLSFWSSFDSEPISTIRKRGVPQQISLSMNSN; via the exons ATGGCTAAAAAGAACAAGTGCTGGTTTGGTTGGGTGAGGAGGCTCTTTACTTCTGAG AAATCAAAGAAGCGGAGATGGCTTTTAGAAAAGGTTAAATATAAGCAGTACCCTGCACTTACAGCACCACAGAGAACACTAATTGAAGCAACAGAAGAGCAGAGAAAGCATGCTTTGACTGTTGCCATAGCAACAGCAGCTGCAGCTGAGGCTGCAGTGGCTGCTGCCCATGCTGCAGCTGAGGTTGTCCGACTTACAAGCGCATCTCAATCTTGTCAGCATTTCATACAGCAAGATAGAAACTTAGCTGCCATTAAAATTCAAAGTGCTTACCGTGCACATCTT GCAAGGAAAGCATTCAGAGCATTGAAAGGATTAGTAAGACTTCAAGCCATAGCACGTGGCCGTGCTGTGAGACGCCAAGCAGTCACATCAAAGTGCTTGCCACCCAATGCAAAAAGACAGGCAGAGGTCCAGGAAAGGAGGATTCCTACTCCAGATGAAACCTGTAAAGATTGTGATAAGAAACAGTCTATCAGGGAAAAAAAGGAATTGGAAGAGGACTTAAAG CTTGAAGGCAGCCGTGAAAGAAACTGGGATCACAGCATACTTTCAAAGGAAGACATGGAAGCCATATGGTTAAGAAAGCAAGAGGCCATTATCAAAAGAGAGCGCATGAAGAAATATTCATTTTCACACAGG GAGAGGAGAAATACTCATATGCTGGAAGAATCAGATGACAAGAAGGAATTTGGAAGAAATAGCTGCCAGCTAGAACAATGGATGGAAAAAGAGGCTTGGAATAGGGAAGGATTAGATACTTTTAATCCTACAGTGCTCATTCTGGGTGAAAGGCATGGAAGAACACAACTTAAACcaagaaatgaacaaaagctagaTTCTCTTGGACTGGATTCACAATGGTCATTCCCACGGAGATCTTTCTGTCATGCAAAACAGAATTCAGCTGGTAATAACAGTTTGATGCCAAATTCTCCTATTTTTCCTACTTACCTGAGTGCAACAGAATCTGTCAAGGCAAAAACAAGGTCTTTAAGCACACCAAAGCAACGGATGGGATACCTGGACAGTTGCTTTGATCACACTTTTAAAGATGGGCTATCCTTTTGGTCTTCTTTTGATAGTGAACCCATTAGTACCATCAGAAAGAGAGGTGTTCCTCAGCAGATATCTTTAAGCATGAATAGCAATTAG